The nucleotide sequence AATTTTACTATTTATGACGAAAAGGGCAATAAAAATAATGTGATAGCAGATTTTGCTATGATTTATAACGATACCGATTTAATAGATCTACAAGGAAACGTCATAGTGACAACACATGCAAACGACACTCTTTTCACTGAACAATTATTTTATGATCAAAAACGAGAATGGATGTTTACGAACAAGCCTGTAAAATTTCGTCGTAAAGATAATATTGATTTAGGGACGGGTTTCGATGCGAATAAAGATTTTACAATTGCCAACGTTTTAGAGTATTCAGGAACAATTTATTTAGACGAATAATTCTTACCTTTGCGTAGTTATAAATTACAACAATCACTAACTCATTTTAGTAATGAAGGTATTACAGCTTTTTCAATATGCGTATTTAATTTTTGCAGTATTGTTTTTATTCGACGCTATTAGCAACTGGAATGTTGAGGGAAAAAGCCCTTACTTGTCATTAGCACTTGCAGCTTTAGCAATATTTATGTTCTTTTTTAGGAAGAAATTCCGAAAGCGTTTCGAGGATAGAGGAAAGCTTTAAAAGATGAGTTCCGAAACCTTAATTATAATTATCTCGCTTATATTTTCGGCATTTTTTTCAGGAATGGAAATAGCCTATGTATCTTCTAACAAGATTCATATTGAAATTGAAAAAAAACAAAGTGGCTTGTTAGCCAAAATCCTTACAAGACTTACTGCAAAACCCTCAAAATTTATTGCCACTATGCTTATTGGAAACAATATAGCACTAGTCATTTATGGGTTTTATATGGGTGATGTATTGATGGGTTGGTTTCAAAGCATGACGCTAGATAATACTTTTCTTAATGCCCTAATTACAGATTTTAGCTTATTAACTCAAACTATTATTTCCACTTTAGTAATACTCATTACTGCAGAGTTTTTACCAAAAGTATTCTTTCAAATTTATTCCAATTTGTTGCTTAAACTATTTTCGATTCCAGCATATGTGTTTTTTGTCTTGTTCTCATTGGTTTCCAATTTTGTTATTTGGATTTCCGACGTGGTATTAAAAACTTTTTTTAAAACCGATGGAGATCAAGTGCAGTTGGCATTTACTAAAGTTGAATTGGGACATTATATTAGTGAACAAATGGAATCGGTTGACGATGACGACGATGTAGATAGCGAAATTCAAATTTTTCAAAATGCTTTAGAGTTTTCCGAAGTAAAAACTAGAGAAGTTATGATACCGCGTACAGAGTTGGTTGCTGTAGAGATTCATGATAAAATAAAAACATTAAGTGAGCTTTTCACATCTACGGGATATTCTAAAATTTTGGTGTATAAAGATACAATAGACGATATTTTAGGATATGTCCATTCTTTCGATCTTTTTAAAAACCCAAAGACCATAAAATCCATCATTATGCCTGTCGAGTTTGTTCCAGAAACGATGCTGATAAAAGATGTTTTAAACGTGCTTATTAAAAAACGTAAGAGTGTTTCGGTAGTGCTAGACGAATATGGAGGAACGTCAGGCATTATGACTATTGAGGATATTGTAGAAGAATTGTTTGGCGAAATTGAAGACGAACATGATACTACTGAATTATTAGAAGAAAAAATAAGCGATACTGAATTTAATTTTTCAGCAAGATTAGATGTAGATTATATAAATGAAACCTATAAATTAGATTTGCCCGAAAATGAAAATTATGAGACGTTAGGAGGTTTAATTGTTAATAGCACCGAAGAAATTCCAGAACAAAACGAAAAAGTGACTATAGATAACTATTTATTTACAATTTTAGAAGTCTCTAATACTAAAATCGAAATTGTTTCTCTTCGTATTCTAAATGACGATTAAAATCTTACAACAGTACAATTAATACGTTGTTCTGCTTTTATTATTAAGTAGAAAATGGTATTTTCGCGCACGATATTTTATCGAAATTAATTAAAGATCATTACTTACTTATTTATTAGATGTATTGATCCATTTGTTAAACCCCAAAAAAGGTTACTTAAAATTTATATTATATATGGCAATTTTAAATAAAATTAGACAACGTTCGTTATTCTTAATCTTAGTAATCGCTATGGCACTTTTCTCTTTTGTCTTAGCAGA is from Pontimicrobium sp. SW4 and encodes:
- a CDS encoding hemolysin family protein; amino-acid sequence: MSSETLIIIISLIFSAFFSGMEIAYVSSNKIHIEIEKKQSGLLAKILTRLTAKPSKFIATMLIGNNIALVIYGFYMGDVLMGWFQSMTLDNTFLNALITDFSLLTQTIISTLVILITAEFLPKVFFQIYSNLLLKLFSIPAYVFFVLFSLVSNFVIWISDVVLKTFFKTDGDQVQLAFTKVELGHYISEQMESVDDDDDVDSEIQIFQNALEFSEVKTREVMIPRTELVAVEIHDKIKTLSELFTSTGYSKILVYKDTIDDILGYVHSFDLFKNPKTIKSIIMPVEFVPETMLIKDVLNVLIKKRKSVSVVLDEYGGTSGIMTIEDIVEELFGEIEDEHDTTELLEEKISDTEFNFSARLDVDYINETYKLDLPENENYETLGGLIVNSTEEIPEQNEKVTIDNYLFTILEVSNTKIEIVSLRILNDD
- the lptC gene encoding LPS export ABC transporter periplasmic protein LptC, with the protein product MNSIVKYIIRIMVTVFTVTIIFSCKDNFKEVQNIGLLSNKPITEAENINTKYTDSGRLKSHLVSPKMLDFSNRKFSFVEFPEGINFTIYDEKGNKNNVIADFAMIYNDTDLIDLQGNVIVTTHANDTLFTEQLFYDQKREWMFTNKPVKFRRKDNIDLGTGFDANKDFTIANVLEYSGTIYLDE